One Burkholderiales bacterium DNA segment encodes these proteins:
- a CDS encoding magnesium transporter — FHTDIIPKEARAYFRDIHDHVKGVTQATNSMREMLTIAMQVNLALVTVGQNEVVKKLAGWGAILAIPTMVFSLYGMNFEHMPELNWKFSYPIVLILTVMGCIAVHRRLKRAKWL; from the coding sequence GTTTCCATACCGACATCATCCCGAAAGAAGCGCGCGCCTATTTTCGCGATATCCACGACCACGTCAAAGGAGTCACGCAAGCGACCAATAGCATGCGCGAGATGCTGACAATCGCCATGCAGGTCAATCTTGCGCTAGTGACTGTGGGACAGAATGAAGTTGTAAAAAAGCTTGCCGGGTGGGGCGCAATTCTCGCGATTCCGACCATGGTTTTCAGCCTGTATGGCATGAACTTCGAACATATGCCCGAGCTAAACTGGAAATTCAGCTACCCGATTGTTCTCATCCTCACGGTCATGGGCTGCATCGCCGTTCACAGACGGTTAAAGCGCGCCAAGTGGCTGTAG